In one window of Vulpes vulpes isolate BD-2025 chromosome 1, VulVul3, whole genome shotgun sequence DNA:
- the DDAH2 gene encoding putative hydrolase DDAH2 isoform X1, which translates to MGSAGKEGEVKEKTKEISVAGGGDCVDGMGTPGEGLGRCSHALIRGVPESLASGEGAGAGLPALDLAKAQREHGVLGGKLRQRLGLQLLELPPEESLPLGPLLGDTAVIQGDTALITRPWSPARRPEVDGVRKALQDLGLRIVEMGDENATLDGTDVLFTGREFFVGLSKWTNHRGAEIVADTFRDFAVSTVPVSSPCHLRSLCGMGGPRTVVAGSSDAAQKAVRAMAVLTDHPYASLTLPDDAAADCLFLRPGLPGVPPFLLHRGGGDLPNSQEALQKLSDVTLVPVSCSELEKAGAGLSSLCLVLSTRPHS; encoded by the exons ATGGGGTCGGCAGGAAAGGAAG GTgaagtaaaagagaaaactaaagaaatcagCGTGGCCGGAGGGGGAGACTGTGTGGATGGGATGGGGAcgccaggggaggggctgggccgcTGCTCCCATGCCCTGATCCGGGGGGTCCCGGAGAGCCTGGCTTCGGGGGAAGGTGCGGGGGCTGGCCTCCCGGCTCTGGACCTGGCTAAAGCTCAGAGGGAGCACGGGGTGCTGgggggtaaactgaggcagcGATTGGGGCTGCAGCTGTTAGAACTGCCTCCTGAAGAGTCGCTGCCGCTGGGACCGCTGCTTGGTGACACCGCCGTGATCCAAGGGGACACGGCCCTAATCACGCGGCCCTGGAGCCCCGCCCGCAGGCCGGAG GTCGATGGAGTCCGCAAAGCCCTTCAGGACCTTGGGCTCCGGATTGTGGAGATGGGGGATGAGAATGCGACTCTGGATGGCACTGATGTTCTCTTTACCG GCCGGGAGTTCTTCGTAGGCCTCTCCAAGTGGACCAACCACCGAGGAGCTGAGATCGTGGCAGACACGTTCCGG GACTTCGCTGTCTCCACTGTGCCGGTCTCGAGCCCCTGCCACCTCCGCAGCCTCTGCGGCATGGGGGGGCCCCGAACTGTGGTGGCCGGTAGCAGCGACGCGGCCCAAAAGGCTGTCAGG gcGATGGCAGTGTTGACAGACCACCCCTATGCGTCCCTGACCCTCCCAGATGACGCGGCTGCTGACTGTCTCTTTCTACGTCCAGGACTGCCTGGTGTGCCCCCTTTCCTGCTGCACCGTGGAGGTGGGGACCTGCCCAATAGCCAAGAG GCACTGCAGAAGCTCTCTGATGTCACCCTGGTACCTGTGTCCTGCTCAGAACTGGAGAAGGCAGGCGCCGGTCTTAGCTCCCTTTGCCTGGTGCTCAGCACACGCCCCCACAGCTGA
- the LOC112913606 gene encoding lymphocyte antigen 6G6e-like, which translates to MGTASIFLGLLFLCGALGLTTPPPPTRGRLRCYTCSFAKPCYPVPTECQEDEACGISIGTSEQNEIIERKGCLPRAQCPLQGHATYWSRSYTLRHHCCEQDLCNTATTLQRLPKTLLTTLLLLLATSFTWGGRLLH; encoded by the exons ATGGGCACTGCCAGCATCTTCCtgggcctcctcttcctctgtgggGCGCTGG GTCTcaccacacccccgcccccaacccgGGGTCGGCTCCGCTGTTACACCTGCAGCTTTGCCAAACCCTGCTACCCTGTTCCCACCGAGTGTCAGGAAGATGAAGCTTGTGGCATCAGTATTGGCACCTCAG AGCAGAATGAGATCATTGAACGGAAAGGCTGCCTCCCAAGGGCCCAGTGCCCTCTGCAAGGCCACGCTACCTACTGGTCGCGCTCCTACACTCTGCGACACCACTGCTGTGAGCAGGACCTGTGCAACACAGCCACCACGCTGCAGCGGCTCCCCAAAACCCTCCTCACtaccctgctcctcctcctcgccACCAGCTTCACCTGGGGAGGCCGCCTCCTCCACTAG
- the MPIG6B gene encoding megakaryocyte and platelet inhibitory receptor G6b isoform X3, which translates to MALVLQLLLLLLLRVQGDPGASLDGRPGDRVNFSCVGVSHPIRWAWAPSFPACKGLSKGRRPILWASSSGTPTVSPIQPFAGRLRALDPGIRWLELLLSAGDSGTFFCRGRHEEESRTVLHVLGDRADCKAPDHDDHLRNRLDHSPDLLCLPHIEPLVKVDSQRPVKEEEPKMAGDLDQEPSLLYADLDHSALRRPLRLSPVVPADASTIYAVVV; encoded by the exons ATGGCCTTGGTTCTGcagctgctgctgttgctgctgttgaGGGTCCAGGGGGACCCCGGGG CCTCACTGGACGGCCGCCCTGGAGACCGAGTGAATTTCTCCTGCGTAGGCGTCTCGCATCCCATCCGCTGGGCCTGGGCGCCCAGCTTCCCTGCCTGCAAGGGCCTGTCCAAGGGACGCCGTCCAATCCTGTGGGCCTCATCGAGCGGGACCCCCACTGTGTCTCCCATCCAGCCATTTGCTGGTCGCCTACGTGCCCTGGACCCTGGTATCCGGTGGCTAGAGCTGCTCCTGAGCGCGGGGGACTCAGGCACCTTTTTCTGCAGGGGCCGCCACGAGGAAGAGAGCCGCACGGTGCTTCACGTGCTAGGGGACCGGGCAGATTGCAAGGCTCCAGACCACG ACGATCACCTCCGCAACCGCCTCGACCACTCCCCAGATTTG CTCTGTCTCCCCCATATAGAGCCACTAGTGAAAGTCGACTCCCAGCGGCCAGTAAAGGAGGAGGAGCCTAAGATGGCAGGGGACCTGGACCAGGAGCCG AGCCTGCTCTACGCAGACCTGGACCATTCGGCCCTCAGAAGGCCGCTACGGTTGTCGCCAGTGGTTCCTGCTGATGCCTCCACCATCTATGCAGTTGTAGTTTGA
- the LY6G6D gene encoding lymphocyte antigen 6 complex locus protein G6d, with protein sequence MNSLLMGVLLSTLLGSTLGNHMRCYECRGDPSSSCKETVATCGEGKRCGFLERKPQPGLGQSKLSRNPSITLIHHYPACVAAHHCNQVETELVGDVTYTTHRDCCVGDLCNSAMARMVAPPRFVAAAATALAWLLPALWRG encoded by the exons ATGAACTCCCTACTCATGGGGGTCCTGCTCAGCACTCTGTTGGGGTCTACCCTGG GAAACCACATGCGGTGCTATGAATGCAGAGGAGACCCCAGCAGCTCCTGCAAAGAAACAGTGGCCACCTGCGGGGAGGGGAAACGCTGTGGATTCCTGGAGCGCAAACCCCAACCAGGCCTGGGACAGAGCAAGCTGTCTAGAAACC cCTCGATAACCTTGATTCATCACTATCCAGCCTGCGTGGCAGCCCATCATTGCAATCAAGTGGAAACCGAGTTGGTGGGAGACGTGACTTACACAACCCACAGGGACTGCTGCGTCGGAGATCTGTGCAACAGTGCCATGGCAAGAATGGTGGCCCCACCACGATTTGTGGCTGCAGCAGCCActgccctggcctggctcctgccAGCACTGTGGAGAGGCTAG
- the LY6G6C gene encoding lymphocyte antigen 6 complex locus protein G6c: MKGLLLLTLSALLCWVSADIRCHSCYKVPVLGCVDRQSCRLEPGQQCLTTNVYLGKMWVFSNLRCGTPEEPCRETFNQTNHKLGLIYNTTCCSKDNCNSPAPRPTPALTLVLLTSLAGLGLWLLH, encoded by the exons ATGAAAGGTCTTCTGCTGCTCACCCTgtctgctctgctctgctgggTCTCAG CTGACATTCGCTGTCACTCCTGCTACAAAGTCCCTGTGCTGGGCTGTGTGGACCGGCAGTCCTGTCGCCTGGAACCGGGACAACAGTGCCTGACAACAAATGTGTACCTCG gTAAGATGTGGGTTTTCTCCAACCTTCGATGTGGCACACCAGAAGAGCCTTGTCGGGAGACCTTCAACCAAACCAACCACAAGCTGGGTCTGATCTATAATACCACCTGTTGCAGCAAGGACAACTGCAATAGCCCAGCCCCTCGGCCCACCCCGGCCCTGACCCTTGTCCTCCTCACCTCTTTGGCTGGCCTTGGCCTCTGGCTGCTGCACTAA
- the CLIC1 gene encoding chloride intracellular channel protein 1 isoform X1 — protein sequence MAEEQPQVELFVKAGSDGAKIGNCPFSQRLFMVLWLKGVTFNVTTVDTKRRTETVQKLCPGGQLPFLLYGTEVHTDTNKIEEFLEAVLCPPRYPKLAALNPESNTAGLDIFAKFSAYIKNSNPALNDNLEKGLLKALKVLDNYLTSPLPEEVDETSAEDEGISQRKFLDGNELTLADCNLLPKLHIVQVVCKKYRGFSIPEVFRGVHRYLRNAYAREEFASTCPDDEEIELAYEQVAKALK from the exons ATGGCTGAAGAACAACCTCAGGTTGAACTGTTCGTGAAG GCCGGCAGTGATGGGGCCAAGATTGGGAACTGCCCCTTCTCTCAGAGACTGTTCATGGTACTCTGGCTCAAAGGAGTAACCTTCAACGTAACCACTGTTGACACCAAGAG GCGGACCGAGACAGTACAGAAGCTGTGCCCAGGAGGGCAGCTCCCATTCCTTCTGTATGGCACTGAAGTGCACACAGACACCAACAAGATTGAGGAGTTTCTGGAGGCAGTGCTGTGCCCTCCCAG GTACCCCAAGCTGGCAGCTCTTAACCCTGAATCCAACACGGCTGGGCTGGACATATTTGCCAAATTTTCTGCTTACATCAAGAATTCAAACCCGGCACTCAATGATA ATCTGGAGAAGGGGCTCCTAAAAGCCCTGAAAGTTTTAGACAATTACTTGACATCCCCCCTCCCAGAAGAAGTGGATGAGACCAGTGCTGAGGATGAGGGCATCTCACAGAGGAAGTTTCTGGATGGCAATGAGCTCACTCTGGCTGACTGCAACCTCTTGCCAAAACTCCACATAGTACAG gtggTGTGTAAGAAATACAGGGGATTCTCCATCCCAGAGGTGTTCCGCGGAGTGCATCGGTACTTGCGTAATGCCTATGCTCGGGAGGAGTTTGCCTCTACCTGTCCAGATGATGAGGAGATCGAGCTGGCTTATGAGCAAGTGGCCAAGGCCCTCAAATAA
- the CLIC1 gene encoding chloride intracellular channel protein 1 isoform X2, producing MVLWLKGVTFNVTTVDTKRRTETVQKLCPGGQLPFLLYGTEVHTDTNKIEEFLEAVLCPPRYPKLAALNPESNTAGLDIFAKFSAYIKNSNPALNDNLEKGLLKALKVLDNYLTSPLPEEVDETSAEDEGISQRKFLDGNELTLADCNLLPKLHIVQVVCKKYRGFSIPEVFRGVHRYLRNAYAREEFASTCPDDEEIELAYEQVAKALK from the exons ATGGTACTCTGGCTCAAAGGAGTAACCTTCAACGTAACCACTGTTGACACCAAGAG GCGGACCGAGACAGTACAGAAGCTGTGCCCAGGAGGGCAGCTCCCATTCCTTCTGTATGGCACTGAAGTGCACACAGACACCAACAAGATTGAGGAGTTTCTGGAGGCAGTGCTGTGCCCTCCCAG GTACCCCAAGCTGGCAGCTCTTAACCCTGAATCCAACACGGCTGGGCTGGACATATTTGCCAAATTTTCTGCTTACATCAAGAATTCAAACCCGGCACTCAATGATA ATCTGGAGAAGGGGCTCCTAAAAGCCCTGAAAGTTTTAGACAATTACTTGACATCCCCCCTCCCAGAAGAAGTGGATGAGACCAGTGCTGAGGATGAGGGCATCTCACAGAGGAAGTTTCTGGATGGCAATGAGCTCACTCTGGCTGACTGCAACCTCTTGCCAAAACTCCACATAGTACAG gtggTGTGTAAGAAATACAGGGGATTCTCCATCCCAGAGGTGTTCCGCGGAGTGCATCGGTACTTGCGTAATGCCTATGCTCGGGAGGAGTTTGCCTCTACCTGTCCAGATGATGAGGAGATCGAGCTGGCTTATGAGCAAGTGGCCAAGGCCCTCAAATAA
- the MPIG6B gene encoding megakaryocyte and platelet inhibitory receptor G6b isoform X1 has protein sequence MALVLQLLLLLLLRVQGDPGASLDGRPGDRVNFSCVGVSHPIRWAWAPSFPACKGLSKGRRPILWASSSGTPTVSPIQPFAGRLRALDPGIRWLELLLSAGDSGTFFCRGRHEEESRTVLHVLGDRADCKAPDHGSVYPQLLIPLLGAGLVLGLGALGVVWWWRRRSPPQPPRPLPRFEPLVKVDSQRPVKEEEPKMAGDLDQEPSLLYADLDHSALRRPLRLSPVVPADASTIYAVVV, from the exons ATGGCCTTGGTTCTGcagctgctgctgttgctgctgttgaGGGTCCAGGGGGACCCCGGGG CCTCACTGGACGGCCGCCCTGGAGACCGAGTGAATTTCTCCTGCGTAGGCGTCTCGCATCCCATCCGCTGGGCCTGGGCGCCCAGCTTCCCTGCCTGCAAGGGCCTGTCCAAGGGACGCCGTCCAATCCTGTGGGCCTCATCGAGCGGGACCCCCACTGTGTCTCCCATCCAGCCATTTGCTGGTCGCCTACGTGCCCTGGACCCTGGTATCCGGTGGCTAGAGCTGCTCCTGAGCGCGGGGGACTCAGGCACCTTTTTCTGCAGGGGCCGCCACGAGGAAGAGAGCCGCACGGTGCTTCACGTGCTAGGGGACCGGGCAGATTGCAAGGCTCCAGACCACG GGTCCGTGTATCCCCAACTCCTGATCCCCCTGCTGGGCGCTGGGCTGGTGCTGGGACTCGGGGCGCTGGGCGTGGTCTGGTGGTGGCGCAG ACGATCACCTCCGCAACCGCCTCGACCACTCCCCAGATTTG AGCCACTAGTGAAAGTCGACTCCCAGCGGCCAGTAAAGGAGGAGGAGCCTAAGATGGCAGGGGACCTGGACCAGGAGCCG AGCCTGCTCTACGCAGACCTGGACCATTCGGCCCTCAGAAGGCCGCTACGGTTGTCGCCAGTGGTTCCTGCTGATGCCTCCACCATCTATGCAGTTGTAGTTTGA
- the DDAH2 gene encoding putative hydrolase DDAH2 isoform X2 gives MGTPGEGLGRCSHALIRGVPESLASGEGAGAGLPALDLAKAQREHGVLGGKLRQRLGLQLLELPPEESLPLGPLLGDTAVIQGDTALITRPWSPARRPEVDGVRKALQDLGLRIVEMGDENATLDGTDVLFTGREFFVGLSKWTNHRGAEIVADTFRDFAVSTVPVSSPCHLRSLCGMGGPRTVVAGSSDAAQKAVRAMAVLTDHPYASLTLPDDAAADCLFLRPGLPGVPPFLLHRGGGDLPNSQEALQKLSDVTLVPVSCSELEKAGAGLSSLCLVLSTRPHS, from the exons ATGGGGAcgccaggggaggggctgggccgcTGCTCCCATGCCCTGATCCGGGGGGTCCCGGAGAGCCTGGCTTCGGGGGAAGGTGCGGGGGCTGGCCTCCCGGCTCTGGACCTGGCTAAAGCTCAGAGGGAGCACGGGGTGCTGgggggtaaactgaggcagcGATTGGGGCTGCAGCTGTTAGAACTGCCTCCTGAAGAGTCGCTGCCGCTGGGACCGCTGCTTGGTGACACCGCCGTGATCCAAGGGGACACGGCCCTAATCACGCGGCCCTGGAGCCCCGCCCGCAGGCCGGAG GTCGATGGAGTCCGCAAAGCCCTTCAGGACCTTGGGCTCCGGATTGTGGAGATGGGGGATGAGAATGCGACTCTGGATGGCACTGATGTTCTCTTTACCG GCCGGGAGTTCTTCGTAGGCCTCTCCAAGTGGACCAACCACCGAGGAGCTGAGATCGTGGCAGACACGTTCCGG GACTTCGCTGTCTCCACTGTGCCGGTCTCGAGCCCCTGCCACCTCCGCAGCCTCTGCGGCATGGGGGGGCCCCGAACTGTGGTGGCCGGTAGCAGCGACGCGGCCCAAAAGGCTGTCAGG gcGATGGCAGTGTTGACAGACCACCCCTATGCGTCCCTGACCCTCCCAGATGACGCGGCTGCTGACTGTCTCTTTCTACGTCCAGGACTGCCTGGTGTGCCCCCTTTCCTGCTGCACCGTGGAGGTGGGGACCTGCCCAATAGCCAAGAG GCACTGCAGAAGCTCTCTGATGTCACCCTGGTACCTGTGTCCTGCTCAGAACTGGAGAAGGCAGGCGCCGGTCTTAGCTCCCTTTGCCTGGTGCTCAGCACACGCCCCCACAGCTGA
- the MPIG6B gene encoding megakaryocyte and platelet inhibitory receptor G6b isoform X2: MALVLQLLLLLLLRVQGDPGASLDGRPGDRVNFSCVGVSHPIRWAWAPSFPACKGLSKGRRPILWASSSGTPTVSPIQPFAGRLRALDPGIRWLELLLSAGDSGTFFCRGRHEEESRTVLHVLGDRADCKAPDHGSVYPQLLIPLLGAGLVLGLGALGVVWWWRRRSPPQPPRPLPRFALSPPYRATSESRLPAASKGGGA; encoded by the exons ATGGCCTTGGTTCTGcagctgctgctgttgctgctgttgaGGGTCCAGGGGGACCCCGGGG CCTCACTGGACGGCCGCCCTGGAGACCGAGTGAATTTCTCCTGCGTAGGCGTCTCGCATCCCATCCGCTGGGCCTGGGCGCCCAGCTTCCCTGCCTGCAAGGGCCTGTCCAAGGGACGCCGTCCAATCCTGTGGGCCTCATCGAGCGGGACCCCCACTGTGTCTCCCATCCAGCCATTTGCTGGTCGCCTACGTGCCCTGGACCCTGGTATCCGGTGGCTAGAGCTGCTCCTGAGCGCGGGGGACTCAGGCACCTTTTTCTGCAGGGGCCGCCACGAGGAAGAGAGCCGCACGGTGCTTCACGTGCTAGGGGACCGGGCAGATTGCAAGGCTCCAGACCACG GGTCCGTGTATCCCCAACTCCTGATCCCCCTGCTGGGCGCTGGGCTGGTGCTGGGACTCGGGGCGCTGGGCGTGGTCTGGTGGTGGCGCAG ACGATCACCTCCGCAACCGCCTCGACCACTCCCCAGATTTG CTCTGTCTCCCCCATATAGAGCCACTAGTGAAAGTCGACTCCCAGCGGCCAGTAAAGGAGGAGGAGCCTAA